TTCTTGCAGCTTGGCGAGCATGGATACGACCTCCTGCCAAGTAAACGGAAGAGCCAGCGTAACGGGCTCCCTTATAAGATTAGGCCTGCCCAGGTGGATTTCAACCTGGTCAGGTCAAATCACCGGGCTCTTGCGCCGATAGGGGAACACGTCGATCACCTTGCCAGCACGGATCGCCTCCTGCAATTGTTTCCAGTAATCGGCGTCATACAGATTGCCATGCAACTGGCTGAACAGCCGGCGCTGCCTGATGTCGGCGAACAGGAACGGCGGAAACTCCTCGGGGAACACATCCATCGGCCCCACCGAATACCAGGGCTCGGAACTCATCTCGTCCTCGGGGAAGCGCGGCGGCGGAATGCGCCGGAAATTCACCTCGGTAAGAAAGCAGATCTCGTCGTAGTCGTAGAACACCACGCGGCCATGACGGGTAACGCCGAAGTTCTTCAGCAGCATGTCGCCTGGGAAGATATTCGCGGCTGCCAGTTGCTTGATGGCCAGGCCGTAATCGTCCAGGGCTTCGCGTACCTGCGCCTCGTTGGCACTTTCCAGATAGAGGTTCAGTGGCGTCATGCGCCGCTCGGTCCAGCAGTGGCGCACCAGCACGGTATCGCCCTCCACCACCACGGTCGAAGGCGCCACTTCCAGCAGCTCGGCCAGGCACTCGGGCTCGAACTTGGCCTTGGGGAAACGGAAATCGGCGAACTCCTGGGTATCGGCCATGCGCCCCACGCGGTCGACGCTTTTGACCAGGCGGTACTTCTCGATCACCGTGTTGCGGTCCACCGTCTTGGCGTGGGCGAAGCGGTCCTTGATGATCTTGAACACCGTGTTGAAGCCCGGCAGGGTGAACACGCTCATCACCATGCCGCGCACGCCGGGCGCCATGATGAAGCGGTCATCGGTGCTGGCCAGATGGCCGATCAGCGCCCGGTAGAACTCCGACTTGCCGTGCTTGTAGAAACCGATCGAGGTATACAGCTCGGCGACATGCTTGCCCGGCAGAATGCGCTTGAGGAAGCCGACGAATTCAGCCGGAATGGCCACATCCACCATGAAATAGCTGCGGGTGAAGGAGAAGATGATCGACACCTCCGCCTCGTCGGTGATCGCCGCATCGGCCTGGATACCCAGCCCTTCGCAGTGCAGCAGCGGTAACGCCAGCGGCCACTGCTCCTCGCGGGTGTAGATGCGCCCGATCAGGTAGGCGCCCTTGTTGCGATACAGCACCGAGGAAAACAGCTCGATGCACAGCTCCGGGTCCTTGCATACCCAGTCTGGCAGGCTGGCGCGCAGTTGCTCTTCCAGGCGCTGCAGGTCGCGCGGCAGATCCTCGTAGGGCACGTCGAAACGGTAATCCTCGAAGATCGCCAGCAGCGCCGCGTGCAGCTCGCCGTCCGGGCGATAACTGCGCGTCTGCGCAGCGCTGGGCTGGTTGCGCAGCGATGGCCGGGTGGTGTGGATGAACATGCAGCCGTCACTGATCTGGTCATGGCTGAACAGGCTGCAGAAGATCGAGTTGAACCAGGTTTCCGCCAGCTCGTCGTCGAAGCGCAGGTCGATCAGGGCGATATAGGCGCTCTTGACCAACGGCCACTGGCCCGCGTCCAGCAAGGACTGATCGAAACCGGCGAGCAGACGCTCACGGGTCTGCGCTACCTTCTCTTCGTACAGATTGATCCGCGCCGCCGATGCCTGCTGCGCCTCCTGCCATTGCGCCTGTTCAAAACGTGGGCGGGCGCCGTCGGTGATCTGGCGAAAGTGCTCGCGATAATCGTCGAAGCCGTCGAGGATCTGGCGAGCGATCTCGTCGGCCGGCCATTGTTGCCCCATACATTCATCCCGTTACGCATTGACGTGAGCGGAGCTTAGCTGCAAAGGCGCAGAATATGCACGGCCTGCCCCTGTCGCGGCGAAAGCCTTCGCATATATTCAAAGTGCAATGCAGATTGCCAGAAGCACGCCCAGCGGCAACACTCTCGCCCCCACACCCTGCCGGATGCTTCGCCGTGCGTACCGCCGATCTCCTTCGCCTGCTGCTGCTCGCTGCCATCTGGGGCGCCAGCTTTCTCTTCATGCGTGTTGCCGCGCCGGTTCTCGGCAGCATGCCGACCGCATTTTTCCGCGCCAGCTTCGGCGCGCTGGGGCTGTTCGCCGTGCTTGTGCTGTTGCGCAGCAATTGGGACTTTCGCGGCAAGCTGCGCATATGCCTGGGTCTGGGCGTGATCAATGCCGGGCTGCCTTCGGCGATGTACTGCCTGGCAGCGTTGATCCTGCCGGCCGGGTACTCGGCGATCTTCAACGCCACCACGCCGCTGATGGGCGTGCTGATCGGAGCGCTGTTCTTCCATGAGGGCATCACCCCAAGCAAGGCCGCGGGCGTATTTCTCGGCCTGCTCGGCGTGGCGGTGCTGACCCGCACCGGCCCGGTGGCCTTCGACCTGCAACTGCTGCTGGGCGCCGGCGCCTGCCTGGTGGCCACCACCTGCTACGGCTTCGCAGGTTTTCTCACCCGCCGCTGGATCGGCCAGCAGGGTGGTCTGGACAACCGTCTGACCGCCTTCGCCAGCCTCGCCGGCGCCAGCCTGTTTCTGCTGCCGCTGTTCGTCGGCAGCCTGGCGCTGCAACCACCACCCAGTTGGGGTGGCCTCGATGTGTGGCTGTCGCTGGCCGGCCTGGGGCTGCTCTGCACGGCGTTCGCCTATGTGCTGTATTTCCGCCTGCTGGCCGATATCGGGCCGATCAAGGCCAGCACCACGACCTTTCTTATCCCGCCGTTCGGTGTACTGTGGGGAGCCCTGCTGCTGGGTGAGCCACTGAGCTGGGACTATCTTCCCGGCTGCGTGCTGATCGCCGTGGCACTCTGGCTGGTGGTCCGACCCGGCGTAGCCAAAGCCCAGTAGGCCGGCTGCACGCATGAAAGCCGCGCGAAACCGCGCCAGACGCACCTAAAAAAGCCGCCCGAAGGCGGCTTTTTCGAAGCAGGCAGACTTACTGCTGCAGCTCCTGCTCGGTGAACAGATCGCTGAACAGCATGCTCGACAGGTAACGCTCGCCGGAGTCCGGCAGGATCACCACGATGGTCTTGCCCTGCATATCCGGCTTCTCGGCCAGGCGCACTGCCGCCGCCATCGCCGCGCCACAGGAAATCCCGCAGAGAATGCCTTCCTCGCGCATCAGGCGCAGGGCCATGGCCTTGGCGTCCTCGTCGGTTACCTGCTCCACCTGATCGACCAGCGACAGATCGAGGTTCTTCGGTACGAAGCCGGCGCCGATGCCCTGAATCTTGTGCGGGGCCGGTTTGACCTCGTCGCCGGCCAGGGTCTGGCTGATCACCGGCGAGCCTACCGGCTCCACCGCCACCGACAGAATCGGCTTGCCCTGGGTCTGCTTGATGTAACGCGAAACACCGGTGATGGTGCCCCCGGTGCCGACGCCGGCAACCAGCACGTCGATGGCGCCGTCGGTGTCGCGCCAGATTTCCGGTCCCGTGGTCTTTTCGTGGATGGCCGGGTTGGCCGGATTCTCGAACTGCTGCGGCAGGTAGTAGTCAGGGTTGGCGGCCACCAGCTCGTTGGCCTTCTCGATCGCGCCCTTCATGCCTTTGGCCGGCTCGGTCAGCACCAGCTCGGCGCCCAGAGCCTTGAGCACCTTGCGCCGTTCCAGGCTCATCGAGGCGGGCATGGTCAGCACCAGTTTGTAGCCACGTGCGGCAGCGACGAAAGCCAGGCCGATGCCGGTATTGCCGGAGGTCGGCTCGACAATGGTCATACCCGGCTTGAGCACGCCGCGCTCTTCGGCATCCCAGATCATGCTGGCGCCGATACGGCACTTGACCGAATACGCCGGGTTGCGGCCCTCGATCTTGGCCAGGATGGTCACACCCTTCGGCCCCAGGCGATTGATCATCACCAGCGGCGTATTGCCGATGGCCTGGGAGTTGTCTGCAAAAATGCGGCTCATGGTCCTTTCCTTAGCAGGTGGATGACGAACAAGGACATCAGCCTATGCCCAGGCGCGGCAGCAGTCCAGCCGAACAGATCGGCGCGCGCGCAGTCCATCAAATACACCCGCTCCGACAGACGCTGCCATGAAACGACGCTACAGCTGGCCTCTCAAGGCCCTGCTCATTCTGGTTCTGCTGGTACTGACCGCGCAGCTGGCCCTGCCGTGGCTGATCCGCGACTACCTCAACGACAAGCTCGCCGACATGGGCGACTACCGCGGGCATATCGGCGATATCGACCTGGCCTGGTGGCACGGCGCCTACCGCATCAACGAACTGACCATCGTCAAGGTCAGCGGCGATGTGCCGGTACCGCTGCTCGACGCCCCGCTGATCGATCTCTCGGTCAGTTGGACAGCGCTATGGCGCGAGCACGCGGTGGTCGGCGAGGTGTTCTTCAAACGGCCGCAGTTGAACTTCGTCGATGGCGGTGAAAATGAACAGGCCACCCAGACCGGTGCCGGCACCGACTGGCGCGACCAGTTGAACAAGCTGCTGCCCATCACCCTCAACGAACTGCGGGTGATCGACGGCCGCATCAGCTTCCACAACTTCACCACCGATCCCAAGGTGGAACTCAGCGCGAACGAGGTCAACGCCAGCCTCTACAACCTCACCAATGTCGGCGACGAACCTGGGGACCGGGTCGCGCACTTCGAAGGTCGCGCCCTTTTACTGGAACACGCACCGCTGGAAGCCGAGGCAGCCTTCGACCCGTTCGAGCAGTTCGAGGATTTCGAGCTGCGCCTGCGCGCGCGGGACATCGACCTGACCCGCTTCAACGATTTTGCCCGCGCCTACGGCAGCTTCGACTTCAAACGAGGCAACGGCGATCTGGTGATCGAAGCGCAAGCGGAAAACGCCCAGCTCAATGGCTATATCAAACCCCTGCTGCATGATGTCGAGGTGTTCGACTGGGAGCAGGACGTCGAAAACGAAGATAAAGGCGTCCTGCGCTCCATCTGGGAAGCCATCGTCGGCGGCACCGAGACGCTGCTGAAGAACCAGCGCCGCGGCCAGTTCGCCACCCGCGTCGAACTCAGTGGCAGCGTGCACAACCAGCAGACCAGCGCCTTCCAGGCCTTCATCGCCATCCTCCGTAATGGTTTCGTCGAAGCCTTCACACCCCGCTACGAACGCCGGCCACCGCAGCAGGACGGCGGTTGAGTCGTAGTCGAAGGTGGCGGTGACCGCCCATTCAGTGACTGAATACCGCGTCTGCGTTCACAGCTACCTGAGCTGCGCGCTATAGTCGCGCTCTGAATTTCTGCTGCGGGCCGGCCCCGCGCGTTACCGTTCCGAGGATTTTCCGATGAAGTTCGAAGGCACCCAGTCCTACGTCGCCACCGACGACCTCAAGCTCGCGGTCAATGCCGCCATCACCCTGCAGCGCCCGCTGCTGGTAAAGGGTGAACCGGGCACCGGCAAGACCATGCTGGCCGAGCAGCTGGCCGACGCCTTCGGCGCCAAGTTGATCACCTGGCACATCAAGTCCACCACCAAGGCCCACCAGGGCCTGTACGAGTACGATGCGGTCAGCCGCCTGCGCGATTCGCAGCTCGACTCGGACAAGGTCCACGACGTTCGCAACTACATCAAGAAGGGCAAGCTGTGGGAGGCGTTCGAGTCCGACGAGCGCGTGATCCTGCTGATCGACGAGATCGACAAGGCCGACATCGAGTTCCCCAACGACCTGTTGCAGGAACTCGACAAGATGGAGTTCTACGTCTACGAGACCAACGAGACCATCAAGGCCAAGCAGCGCCCGATCATCATCATCACCTCGAACAACGAGAAGGAACTGCCGGACGCCTTCCTGCGCCGCTGCTTCTTCCACTACATCGCCTTCCCCGATCGCGACACCCTGAAGAAGATCGTCGACGTGCACTACCCCAACATCAGCGGCGAGCTGGTGGCCGAAGCGCTGGACGTGTTCTTCGACGTGCGCAAGGTGCCGGGCCTGAAGAAGAAGCCGTCCACCAGCGAGCTGGTCGACTGGCTCAAGCTGCTGATGGCCGACAATATTGGCGAAGCCGTGCTGCGCGAGCGCGACCCGACCAAGGCCATCCCGCCGCTGGCCGGCGCCCTGGTGAAGAACGAGCAGGATGTGCAGCTGCTCGAGCGCCTGGCCTTCATGACCCGCCGCGCTTCGCGGTAAACATCGGGCGGCTGCGCGTCGGCCAGGCTGCGTTGAGAGC
The sequence above is drawn from the Pseudomonas sp. Z8(2022) genome and encodes:
- the aceK gene encoding bifunctional isocitrate dehydrogenase kinase/phosphatase — translated: MGQQWPADEIARQILDGFDDYREHFRQITDGARPRFEQAQWQEAQQASAARINLYEEKVAQTRERLLAGFDQSLLDAGQWPLVKSAYIALIDLRFDDELAETWFNSIFCSLFSHDQISDGCMFIHTTRPSLRNQPSAAQTRSYRPDGELHAALLAIFEDYRFDVPYEDLPRDLQRLEEQLRASLPDWVCKDPELCIELFSSVLYRNKGAYLIGRIYTREEQWPLALPLLHCEGLGIQADAAITDEAEVSIIFSFTRSYFMVDVAIPAEFVGFLKRILPGKHVAELYTSIGFYKHGKSEFYRALIGHLASTDDRFIMAPGVRGMVMSVFTLPGFNTVFKIIKDRFAHAKTVDRNTVIEKYRLVKSVDRVGRMADTQEFADFRFPKAKFEPECLAELLEVAPSTVVVEGDTVLVRHCWTERRMTPLNLYLESANEAQVREALDDYGLAIKQLAAANIFPGDMLLKNFGVTRHGRVVFYDYDEICFLTEVNFRRIPPPRFPEDEMSSEPWYSVGPMDVFPEEFPPFLFADIRQRRLFSQLHGNLYDADYWKQLQEAIRAGKVIDVFPYRRKSPVI
- a CDS encoding DMT family transporter, whose amino-acid sequence is MRTADLLRLLLLAAIWGASFLFMRVAAPVLGSMPTAFFRASFGALGLFAVLVLLRSNWDFRGKLRICLGLGVINAGLPSAMYCLAALILPAGYSAIFNATTPLMGVLIGALFFHEGITPSKAAGVFLGLLGVAVLTRTGPVAFDLQLLLGAGACLVATTCYGFAGFLTRRWIGQQGGLDNRLTAFASLAGASLFLLPLFVGSLALQPPPSWGGLDVWLSLAGLGLLCTAFAYVLYFRLLADIGPIKASTTTFLIPPFGVLWGALLLGEPLSWDYLPGCVLIAVALWLVVRPGVAKAQ
- the cysK gene encoding cysteine synthase A — encoded protein: MSRIFADNSQAIGNTPLVMINRLGPKGVTILAKIEGRNPAYSVKCRIGASMIWDAEERGVLKPGMTIVEPTSGNTGIGLAFVAAARGYKLVLTMPASMSLERRKVLKALGAELVLTEPAKGMKGAIEKANELVAANPDYYLPQQFENPANPAIHEKTTGPEIWRDTDGAIDVLVAGVGTGGTITGVSRYIKQTQGKPILSVAVEPVGSPVISQTLAGDEVKPAPHKIQGIGAGFVPKNLDLSLVDQVEQVTDEDAKAMALRLMREEGILCGISCGAAMAAAVRLAEKPDMQGKTIVVILPDSGERYLSSMLFSDLFTEQELQQ
- a CDS encoding DUF748 domain-containing protein, with the translated sequence MKRRYSWPLKALLILVLLVLTAQLALPWLIRDYLNDKLADMGDYRGHIGDIDLAWWHGAYRINELTIVKVSGDVPVPLLDAPLIDLSVSWTALWREHAVVGEVFFKRPQLNFVDGGENEQATQTGAGTDWRDQLNKLLPITLNELRVIDGRISFHNFTTDPKVELSANEVNASLYNLTNVGDEPGDRVAHFEGRALLLEHAPLEAEAAFDPFEQFEDFELRLRARDIDLTRFNDFARAYGSFDFKRGNGDLVIEAQAENAQLNGYIKPLLHDVEVFDWEQDVENEDKGVLRSIWEAIVGGTETLLKNQRRGQFATRVELSGSVHNQQTSAFQAFIAILRNGFVEAFTPRYERRPPQQDGG
- a CDS encoding AAA family ATPase, which translates into the protein MKFEGTQSYVATDDLKLAVNAAITLQRPLLVKGEPGTGKTMLAEQLADAFGAKLITWHIKSTTKAHQGLYEYDAVSRLRDSQLDSDKVHDVRNYIKKGKLWEAFESDERVILLIDEIDKADIEFPNDLLQELDKMEFYVYETNETIKAKQRPIIIITSNNEKELPDAFLRRCFFHYIAFPDRDTLKKIVDVHYPNISGELVAEALDVFFDVRKVPGLKKKPSTSELVDWLKLLMADNIGEAVLRERDPTKAIPPLAGALVKNEQDVQLLERLAFMTRRASR